The nucleotide sequence aaagggctaaaatgatttatagtaCATAACTAACAATtaaaaaatacaggatccaattctatgtgtataaaacataattaaaccttaaaatggctaacATTGCAATTGTGTGCAATTTACCCttaaaaatgctaaataaatttgtaaaaatatgcaaaaattatcttggctatattttaacataaatgtaaaattacaataaatgaatcactaaaaatgataattttggaaattattattgggattttatggataaaatagagaaataaattgatttaaaaacctttaaaaattaagaaaaaataataaaacatttggacatacttatatatgcatatatatgctattttgaaagtatttttcatattgaaaagtatataggaaaaaattgggtatcagcaTAATGCAAACTGATTCATTTTCCATTAGAGGAATGTACAAGCAACTAAGAGGGGTATTTCTAAAGGTGAGCTGGAGTCGATTGCTATGCAATAATAGAAGCTATCCAAAATGGAAATTTATTATGTATCTTGCAATGCAGGGGAGTTTATATACAAAAGATAGATTGACTAGATGGGGGATGCAAGTAAGTCCAAAATGTCCATTATGTGAGCATGAGATGGAAAGTCACAACCATATCTTCTTTACTTGTTCTTTCTCAGAAGATGTTTGGAGAAGAACATTAAATTGGATGGGTTTCGGTCGAGAACCAAAAGGATGGGATGAGGAGATCAAATGGGCAGTAGAACAGGTGAAATGCAACGGATCCAAAACCATGCTGAACGGGCTGAGTATGACTGGAGCAATGTATTACATATGGCTGGAAAGAAATAGAAGGATTTTTCAGAAGATTAAAAGAAGCAGTGAAGATATTACTAGATAAATAGTTATAGATATTCATTGTATAGGCCATAGTCATAGTAGATTGAGGAATAGTTTACAAAAGCTCAACTATTATCCTTAGAGTAGTCAGTGAGGGAGAGATGTTACTAAGTTTGGGGCTGCATGTCAAAACACTTGTATATATTTACGTGAAAATAAAGTTTACAAAAGCTCAACTATTATCCTTAGAGTAGTCAGTGAGGAAGAGATGTTACTAAGTTTGGGGTTGCATGTCCAAACACTTGTATATATTTACGTGAAAATAaagtttaattaccaaaaaaaaaaattgttatttttgaaatatacagGTTGGAGTCATGCCTAACTCCTCCATCTTGATGATggactttgaaaaaaaaattatttttcttattattaatATTTACTAATCAAAAGTTTTATTACTATCCAATTTACTaatgttattattaattattaatgtGTATCttatctgaaaaatatttttaactcACCTAGCTaacatcaaaaaatatttttcaggaaAAATATTTCTATGAAAAATACCTTTCATCCCTGTATGAAAATTACCCCTTCCATAGTTAAATAGAAAgagcaaaaataaaatataaaatcccATTGTTATCATAAAGGCATGTTTGAACAATAAAAGTCAAAAACTTTATAAATACCTAGTGAAGTGTCCTGAACTAATTGAGTTTTCCCCACTAACACAAGCCTTAGAAAAGGAATGGATTAATGATGGTGCTTTCTTGTGCAAATAATAATGCACTTGATTTAAAAACAATGAAAATATCCCACTTGCAAATTATGCTTCATTTGCAATCTAAGTAAATTATATTGCAAGATAGAGacaattaatttaaattcatgaaTCTACACTTAATTTTACGTTTTCTTTTCTAATTTGTGCATATGCCTTATGTAGTCTCACAATTTGAGAGATTTGTACAATCAAATTATTTAAGTCATATGTTTGAATAAATTGGCAAATAATAAGCTTTATCTGGTCCGAATTAGAATTAGTCGAGCACAAAGCGTTGTCACCAAGAGAAACCAAAATAAATTGGCAATTAAAACCAAACTAAAAGGGTGCCATCTTACTTGATATGGAATATACTGGTATAAATTAGTACTTCCAGGAAATAACCAACTCATTTATTTAATTCTCTGTTTTATTTACGTTTTGAGTTTGTATATATGTAGtctgtttttttttataaaaaaaattcattaacATCTTCAATTACATACATAAATAATAGGGGAAGGGAGTTCACCGCGATTATTTTTTACCAGCAAATGGTCTTTGCATCAATCTAATAATAAAAGACATACGTACTAATTTCTCAATTAATCATGATTAAgtgatatttatttttattttaatttacaaCTATTAGGATTAAATTACTCAATTAGATTAGCTATGCACTCCCTTAACCTTAAGTATTGACAAGCGGCACATAATAAAAATAAGTGTACAAACATATTCAACAGCCAaagcaatttaaaaataaaaggtCAATATTCTGATTGAGATAAGtttataaaagataaaaagaaattcTATGACATACCAAATCACCAGTGTGATTTGATTAACTTGAAAAGGTATAGTATCCAATTATAAAGCAAAAAGTAAATGAAAAAAGAActgttaaaaaaattatttttaattgcaCGGAAGATTCTTAGTCGCCATAATATTCCATACAACAAACTAGAACATGTTAATGAAACAAACACTAAATTCCAGATTTTATAGGGAAACCAGTCCTTTAAGGTTTATTCTCGTCTTTTTCCTCATTCCAAGCaaagaaaaacacaaacaaaattaaaaacaataaaaatacaaagttgaattttcaaaaagaaaactaCAACTTTTTTGAAACCTCAcaatccttttaataataagcCACAAATTACAAAGGCCTTATCCCCTTTGGCCCTTTTTTTTGAAATTCTTTTTGATGAATTTCCGTACTAATATTCAAGAGGATAGCTTAATGGCTAAGAGATCATTATTTCAGCTCCAATATAATAAATTGTAATCCATATATTTAGGAATTGATGACTATAGGATATTATATATTATCGTGTGTTTTATGTAGTTGGGAGGGGAAAATGTTGTTCTTAATATAAAAGTTAACTTATATTCACCAATAATGTAACAAAAAATTTATATTACTAATTATACTTTCTTATAAATATACAGATAATTACCTTTTTATCTGTGTGTTTGGGCAGATATCATCTTCCTTCGCAATTATCCAAACTCTTAACTTCATACTACTAATTTAATCTAAATATTTacgtaatattttaaaaataacctattttttgaaaaattactTTTCTTGTACCCAACACACACATTAAATAAAGGCAGTCTGGTGTACAAAGCTTCCTGCATTCACGCATGGTCCACAAAAGGACATCTCATGAGATGTGATAGATGTAGGCAATCTACCTTAATGCAAGCATCAACGACTGATTTCATTTCGCTGCTCGAACCCGTGAACTATAGGTCACACAAAGACAACTTTACCATTGCGCCAAGGCTCCTcttctcaatatatatatatatatatatatatagactctcaaTTTCTTTTAGGCACTCCCaagttttcctttattttagTCTCGATCACCTTCAATATAGAAATATAGGGTTGCAAGAAAAGGTCGCACCAAAACATTTGAAAAATGAATTTAAATGAAAAAGAAGGAGGAAAACGTAAAAACACCCACAAAACGCACCAATGTATACATACAAAGAATACGCTAACTACAAGTCTACAGAATAGAGTCGACTCTCTCAGTTTAAAGccattactactactactacgactactctttcctttctctctacgcgttttctttctcttcttcccctcttttgtatcttttctcACTTTTCCCTTTATATCTATTTACTATGTATTTTCAGTACACTTTTTGTTCGACTGGCTATATATAGGATTTTCCGCCGATCACTTCAATTTTCAGCTTCGATCAAATCAAATTCGGTGAAATTCTTAAAAGGGTATGAATTTTTTGCCCCTATCTCTCACTTTTCAATGTAATTTCATATGGGTATTGATTGGTTTTAGTTTTACGATTGAGTTTAAGCCTTTTTTTGATCGTTGTATAGTAATAGTCACGTGTATATGTTTGTTGATATTTCACTAAaagatcttgaaaatttcatCATTGCCGGCTTTGACTCTGATCTATTCAAATTGTTAATAACAAACTGACAAAAGGGTTTAAAGTTCTTAATATTacttataaaaaaaaagagttcttATTTTTAGATTATccatctttttaattttttatatgttAGATAATTCCTATGTTCTGTTTTATATGACAGTATTACAACATGGGAAATCAAATAACTTTTTCATACACTCggaattttttttataagtaCTCTCTGAATACGGTAACGGAGCCAAAAATTTATACAAAGGGGATTTAAAAAATATTAGAATGTGACACTTTGGATTTGAACGTAAACGAATATTTGAATCCCCTTTGTTTAGAATTTGCCGTTATGTTTAGGGGATTCAACAGTTTATTGTAACTGAAAAATTCATTTTTCCGCTATTTACATAGTGTAATTTTTCAACAAGGGGGGTTCGTTTCTGAATATTTTTAATTGTAGAAGTTGTGATTTGTAGTACTTTTCTGAATTTACTTTAGAAGATTTGACCCTGGAACTCCGAACCTCTTCAACCTTTTTGTGACAGGTGGAGTATATATTTTTCATTCTAGTTGTAATCAATTTGAATAACAGaaaggcaaaaaataaaattggaaTAAAAGAActtgaattttgtttttttattggTTTTTGTGAAAGGTGATCAAAGATACCAAGTTACTGGATCAGGACCTGTAATATAATTGGTGATGGCTCCAAGTATTAGGAAGGCAATTGGGGCAGTGAAAGATCAAACTAGTATAAGCCTAGCTAAAGTGGCCGGCAATGTTGCGCCAGACCTCGAAGTATTGGTGGTGAAAGCAACCACTCATGATAATGAGCCAGCAGATGAGAAATATATTAGGGAGATTTTGCACTTGACGTCCCATTCTAGAGGATATGTGAGTGCTTTTGTTTTTGCTGTGTCGAAGAGGTTGAGTAAAACCCACGATTGGGTTGTGGCATTGAAGGCCTTAATGCTTGTGCATAGGCTGTTAACTGATGGAGATCCTGTACTCGGGCAAGAGATCATGTATGCAAGTCGGAGGGGGATGAGGGTCTTGAATATGTCCGATTTTCGTGATGAAGCTCACTCTAACTCATGGGATCATTCTGGATTTGTTAGGACTTACGCCTTTTACTTGGATCAGAAGCTTGAGTTTACCGTCTATGATAGGAAGTTGAATGACGTTGATATCAAAAAGAGGTTTGAAGATGGTTATGGGATGGATAGGGGAGAGAGGTCCTATAGCGAGTTTGATGAGTCCGCTGGAAGGGGAGAGAAAAACGGTGTGACACCGGTCAGAGAAATGAAGCCCGAGCGGGTTTTAGAGAGGTTGAATCAATTGCTTCAGCTTCTTGATAGGTTCTTGGCTTGTAGACCAACCGGGGCAGCAAAAAATAGTAGGATGGTGCTGGTGGCGTTATATTCACTTGTGAAGGAGAGCTTCAAGCTTTATGCTGATATTTGTGAGGTATTACAGTTTTTGTTGGATCGGTTCGCAGAGATGGAGTATGCCGATTGCGTCAAGGCGTTTGATGCTTATGTTAATGCTGCAAAGATGATTGATGAACTTGTGGGGATTTACAATTGGTGCAAGGATGTTGGGATTGCAAGGTCATCCGAGTTCCCGGAGGTGCAAATCATCACTGATAAGCTTTTGGGCACGCTTGAGGGTTTCTTGAGAGAGAGAGCAAATAGGCCAAGGAGCCCCGAGATAAATAGGGCGGAGAGCTCATTAGCAGCTGAAGAGGAGAAACAACCAGATATGAATGAAATTAAAGCTCTTCCACCGCCAGAGAATTACATTTACACCCCTCCTCCTTCTCAACCTGGACCTCAGCAAAGGCCAGATACTCAGCGGGTAGCCGAGGACTTGGTTAATTTGAAGGATGATGGAGTGACAGCTGATGGCGAGGGTAATAAAATGGCGTTAGCTCTGTTTTCTGGGCCGGTAGCCAATGGAAATGACTCGTGGGAAGCATTCCCATCTGATGGTGAGGCCGGACAAGTAACTTCAGCTTGGCAGACACCAGCTGCTGAGATTGGCAAAGCTGATTGGGAGTTGGCATTGGTAGAAACTGCCAGTAATTTGTCAAAGCAAAAGGCTGATTTAGCAGGTGGTTTTGATTCACTTTTATTAAACGGGATGTACGATCAGGGGACTGTGAGGCAGCACGTGAGCAATACTCAGGTAACTGGTGGGAGTGCCAGCAGCGTGGCATTGCCTGGACCAGGCAACAGGTCTAAACCTATGCTCGCGTTGCCTGCCCCTGATGGAACAATCCAACCAGTAGGGAATCAAGATCCATTTGCTGCTTCACTTTCTGTGCCACCTCCTTCATACGTCCAAATGGCGGAATTGGAGAGGAAACAGCAGTTGCTAACGCAGGAACAACAGTTGTGGCAGCAATATGCGAGCAACGGGATGCAAGGCCAGATGGGTTTGTCCAAACTTGCTGGAACTACTTCAGGATACTACGGAACGCCTTTTGGAATGCCACAAAACGCTGGAATGGGACAGCCAGCAGGTTATTACTTTACTCCCCTCTAAATCACCTCCCGGAAAATATATGGTATTTTTACTGCATTGCAGTTTTATTATGCTTTTAAGTCCATACAATATTGTCCTTGTCTTGAAACTTGTTATCAGCTCCTCGGCAATACCTAAGATGTGTATTCTGACATTTTGCCAAAGCGAGTTAAAGAATGGCTTATTGGCAATGAAAACATACATAAGTaattttcatttccattttctttttcaatataaGCTTTCATTGCTGAGCTTGAGTCCGAATGGACTATGTAAAGCTTAGGATTTTCCttctgaaagaaataaaatggaTAATGAGCATAAAAATAAATGGAGAACAAGACACCAAGATTCTGTTGTTCCGGATATAATCTCAGCTCTCGTGATTTATTCTTGTTCTGTTTGCACATACAAGCATTTGGCCGTTATATTAAAATTGCACCAACAAGGGTTGGGGTGGAGTGGTAAGTACTCCTTCATTCTCGGGTTCGGGTCTCTAGATATGGAGCCGCCTTTGTTAGGGAGCGCTttatctccccccccccccaaaaaaaaaacccCAATGTGGGATTTTCCGTCGCGAATTCGGATTTAGTCGGGTTCTAATGTGAGTACCGGACACCGGatgagaaaccaaaaaaaaaaaaaaaaaatgctaagagtgtttggaaaagaaaatattgaATTTAAAGTTTCCAATTGCTGATTGCTGAAAATTGAAAAGTTACACCAAATATACAGATTTGAAGATAATTGGAGCGAcaattttgtaaataaatatttcGGATTACAAATATGAAAAACATTTCAGAAACTCGATAACAACCTGATCattatacagtcaaacctctttataacagcttcgtttattttagatatttttggTTGTTACGACTCTAGTTTATCGACTAATAATAAAACTGGCCTATCTTCTAATTCAACTACttcattttaataatattaaaccaattaactaattttaatagaattgACCCACAACAGAGGATCTTGCGTTTGCTAGAGACACTATCCTTTTGTTTCAAAATTTCTCATTAACTTAAATTCTTAGAATTAGACTAATATAGTTCTTTGAAGGAAATTTTATTTGCTGCTCCAAACttactattatatttttatttaaatttctaAAAGAAATTGCGTACGATGAAAACCCTTTTTCTTTAGTTATCAATGACTTTTCCATCGTTCTACTTTAGACTTACTTTATTTATTCCATATGACATGGGAAATTAGAAAAAATCTACTATATTATATAACGTGCTCTTTATAAATGACTTCACGCATGAAGCGATAACCCTTAGCTTCGATTGCTTCATCGATTTAAGGGATCTTATAATAACATTTTATATCAAACTTTAACCAAATTGTAATTTCGCTTCACAATAGGATAGCTTGAAGCAGTAGCGTAACTGGAATTCTGTCAAGGATGTTCAAACTTTAAACAAgtcatgaattttttttttgttgatgaATGGTCTATCAAATTTTTGTAAATCAAATTACGCAATTTTTAGCTAAACAATAACTTTTTTTTAATAGACCTATAATTTTTTAAATCAAAACTAAAATAACAAAAGGACAACATTAAATTTTTTACTAATGTAAGCATAAAACCAAAGGAAAGAGAGTCGAGAGGATTTGTAGTTTGCAGAGAgcttttgttgaagaaatttttgtacagcttgacttttaaattaaaaaaattatttaagaaataacttttagttaaaaaattacttttaagattagttgtttatttttacataaattttaagcttaagagttattttattagaaaaaattTTAGAATGAAAAAGAATCAAATAGACCGTGCAATTATGGATGTATTAAGGATGTTCAAAAATATTATTGTGCCCAAACGCCAAGTATGCTAAAAAGTTGTGATTTGATTTATGTATAGTATACCTCTGCGAGTAAATTACTGTGCAGATCATTTTGATATAATTCAGTTGCAGATACACCTTTCAAATCAAGCCATTCTCAACTACAATATGTAACAAAAATTATTCGTAGTTTCTATAACTAAATAAACAAGACAAAACAAACTGTAATAGTTAAAATGTAAGTTAATTGTTTCCATTATGTAGGaggtttacttgtttattttagaAAGCTGCGATAACTCGCTCTAATATCCTGCAGTATTTTTGTTATGTAGATCACGTGTTGAATTTTAAGATATAAGGCTATATCTGAAATAGAGTCACATGTAAATTGTTTAGAGTaataaattagttttttttttggttgaataTGTACGTCCAAGTTCATGACCAAAATATTGAAATATGTAAATCCATACAGAGAGAAtacaatttttattaaaacaagtGGAAATATTTCAGATGTTGAATACTTTTAAAGAACTTTTTGATAAACTTACGGAAGAGGGTTCAAAATGCTCCTAAACTATTGGAAAAAGTTTAAAAATACCCTTCATCCACCTGTTGGTTTAAAAATATCCCTCCATCCACCTTTTTGGTTTACTTATGCCCTTTGACCGTTAGGTCAAtgctgaattaaaaataattattattctttttgtaaaacttaaaaaaaaaatttacaaaatattttcgtttttttaaactaatgcaccagtagtccactaatttagtaaagttttttttttctttcagtttttacaaaaagcAATTCAGTttctacaaaaaaaatattttttttcagtttttttaaagcattgtttttgtaaaaattgaaaaaaagttgtaaaaacagaaaaaaaaaattaataaaatattttcgttttttaaaaactgaaataaatattttcgtttttgaaaaaaaattctttcattttttcagttttttaaaaatacgaaaatatttttcttttaaaacaaaactgaaaactgaaaataaaacgaaatgctttaaaaaaactggaaaacaaatatttttcaaaaacgaaaatattttgttgaaaagatttttttcagttttaaaaaatgaaagtatgtttttaaaaacattttttctgtttttacaaaaaaaaaattccagtatttacaaaaaaaattctttaaaaaaatgaaaaaaataatatttttttgtaaaaactaaaaaaaataaaataagaaggcTTTACTAAATTAGTGGACTATTGGTGCATTAGTTTAAAACAACGAATTTCTTTTTAAGTTTTACAAAaagaataattattatttttaatttagcaTTGACCTAACGGTCAAAGGGCATAAGTGAACCAAAAAAGTGGATGAAGAGGTATTTTTAGCCCAATAGGTAGATAAAGGgtatttttaaacctttttcaATAGTTTAGGGACATTTTGAACCCTTTTCCGttaaatttagaaatcttcaaAAAGTGTCTTAGCGCTGGTGAAAATACTGTGTATAATATATGTAATAATTACACGTTTTCCGATATTATATATTTCATTATTATGTGTGCCTAGGGGTGTAAAATGAGCGGGTTGAGTCGATTTTGGGCGGGTCAAAATGGGTTGCGTTAATAATTGAGCAGGTCATTTGACCCGCCCAAAGTTGTTTGGGTTAAGATGGGTTGAGTCAAGATGGGCGAAAATTCAggtcataacccaac is from Nicotiana tabacum cultivar K326 chromosome 18, ASM71507v2, whole genome shotgun sequence and encodes:
- the LOC107788165 gene encoding putative clathrin assembly protein At4g32285, whose protein sequence is MAPSIRKAIGAVKDQTSISLAKVAGNVAPDLEVLVVKATTHDNEPADEKYIREILHLTSHSRGYVSAFVFAVSKRLSKTHDWVVALKALMLVHRLLTDGDPVLGQEIMYASRRGMRVLNMSDFRDEAHSNSWDHSGFVRTYAFYLDQKLEFTVYDRKLNDVDIKKRFEDGYGMDRGERSYSEFDESAGRGEKNGVTPVREMKPERVLERLNQLLQLLDRFLACRPTGAAKNSRMVLVALYSLVKESFKLYADICEVLQFLLDRFAEMEYADCVKAFDAYVNAAKMIDELVGIYNWCKDVGIARSSEFPEVQIITDKLLGTLEGFLRERANRPRSPEINRAESSLAAEEEKQPDMNEIKALPPPENYIYTPPPSQPGPQQRPDTQRVAEDLVNLKDDGVTADGEGNKMALALFSGPVANGNDSWEAFPSDGEAGQVTSAWQTPAAEIGKADWELALVETASNLSKQKADLAGGFDSLLLNGMYDQGTVRQHVSNTQVTGGSASSVALPGPGNRSKPMLALPAPDGTIQPVGNQDPFAASLSVPPPSYVQMAELERKQQLLTQEQQLWQQYASNGMQGQMGLSKLAGTTSGYYGTPFGMPQNAGMGQPAGYYFTPL